A genome region from Paramisgurnus dabryanus chromosome 12, PD_genome_1.1, whole genome shotgun sequence includes the following:
- the LOC135738810 gene encoding uncharacterized protein isoform X2 — MNTLLWILLSHCFILINADCSNHFKGAGEASKNAVVGETVILPCYNVIKQTNCTNTTWQSVENNDTIELVTLGKIKQNLERGKRVSLTSNCSLHISNVRAEDCGCYYCQQWNKTNVEVAKNDRLCLSVNKGPTTTAKIGPTTTAKIETTATEKSDSKIVIPSVLVITALLVTTLTVWLIYRRRAHKRASVVNQNNVSTEHNGEDVTYIELKHNTVKQSKGDTVTEDQEIVYSGVKFA, encoded by the exons ATGAATACATTACTTTGGATATTATTATCGCATTGTTTCATACTTATTAATGCAGATTGCAGCAATCATTTCAAAG GTGCTGGTGAAGCAAGTAAGAATGCTGTTGTTGGAGAGACTGTGATACTGCCGTGCTATAATGtgatcaaacaaacaaactgcaCAAACACTACATGGCAATCTGTAGAAAATAACGATACTATTGAGCTGGTCACCCTTGGCAAGATAAAACAGAACTTAGAAAGGGGAAAGCGAGTGAGTTTGACATCTAACTGCTCTCTACACATCAGTAATGTCAGAGCTGAGGACTGCGGATGCTACTACTGTCAACAGTGGAACAAGACTAATGTAGAGGTAGCAAAGAATGACAGATTGTGCTTGTCTGTCAATAAAG GACCAAcaaccacagcaaaaatag GACCAAcaaccacagcaaaaatag aAACAACAGCCACAGAGAAAAGTG ATTCAAAGATAGTGATCCCATCAGTGCTGGTGATCACTGCTTTATTAGTGACCACACTCACTGTTTGGCTTATATATCGAAGGAGAGCACATA AGAGAGCATCAGTTGTAAATCAAAACAACGTTTCCACTGAACACAAT GGTGAAGATGTGACCTACATTGAACTGAAGCACAATACAGTAAAACAAAGCAAAGGGGATACAGTAACAGAAGATCAAGAAATTGTATATTCTGGCGTAAAATTTGCTTAA